A single genomic interval of Oryzias latipes chromosome 3, ASM223467v1 harbors:
- the LOC101157114 gene encoding uncharacterized protein YMR317W-like, with protein sequence MTSMVLLLLQTLLLLPLVSASHHFGGTVGFSYKGTNPDGSFKVSFRNKATYDGCQFSHYWSCSRGNCGSTNGGQKTVIDSSSNAPIYNSQWCETETVETRTVGSDKPFELSDLNCCWIPTRNGVNNWRLNTLVDLGRRSDTGKPNNSPDTGVLPFMRVPENCPRSYKLMAFDPDGDRVRCRYGNYSDRECDGCDQPSGFHLDEDSCTLHYQQGSADPRVYGFEMVVEDYSRQHIDLFYSDGSKAHKHPLLARRKRSVWVESSTPSLQNQSEPIPLWHSWWWWGHRTTLPPTTTTTRRTTLPPTTTRRTTLPPTTTTTRRTTLPPTTTTTTRRTTLPPTTTTTTQRTTLPPTTTTTTRRTTLPPTTTTRRTTLPPTTTTTTQRTTLPPTTTTTTQRTTLPPTTTTRRTTLPPPTTTTPRTTLPPTTTTTTQRTTLPPTTTTTTRRTTLPPKTTTRRTRLPPKTTTTPRTRLPFKTTTQRTTLPPKTTTRRTKLPPKTTTRRTTLPPPTTTTPRTTLPPTTTTTTQRTTLPPTTTTTTRRTTLPPKTTTRRTRLPPKTTTTPRTRLPFKTTTQRTTLPPKTTTRRTKLPPKTTTRRTTLPPKTTTTPRTTLPPKTTTTPRTTLPPKTTTTRRTRLPPKTTTPKTTLPPKTTTTPRTTLPPKTTTTRRTTLPPKTTTPKTTLPPKTTTTRATTTTQTTSTRSTTRQSTTTAGHPPYTNTSPLSKLPLQFSLLVDPAVPSCKEGVYLPTFVHPTPADGARIKAEVNKEVEIKVKAEATHSVMQDLIMSGPSNISMHRSTHNEFVIRWTPMPDDLGEHYPICFAVESATGSAISSFQTASYNHVHATAVSQSGVYQTEMRCVLVDVGKEQIKANVVCGESSMRVEIPKDSLIGLSEDHLELSDPTNTVCSLTTHSNSSHVIADFPLNACGTQIEEDDDNLFFKNEITTVDDPSQLITRKHLMEISFYCQYAKKSNMTVGFTAHRKNITVWERGFGTFTYQFEFYPDSQYQAMIDPNSYPLEYELGSKIYMEIEASSSPNNTEMFVESCRASPYDNPNYHSTYTIIDNGCTVDPTVQIYAPSNHKQFRFSVDAFKFIGLHDQVYISCSVMVCEAGNPNTRCSQGCMNSSSSNDHHHIHKREAGVQSGAHFISQGPLRLHSDNSVSGMNLNLVFIAGCLLAAVGMICGTVVFRTKMAQVQPRPPFPL encoded by the exons ATGACTTCCATGGTGCTGCTCCTGCTTCagacgctgctgctgctcccgCTGGTGTCGGCCTCTCATCACTTTGGGGGAACCGTGGGCTTCAGCTACAAAGGAACAAATCCTGATGGATCCTTCAAG GTTTCCTTTCGTAACAAGGCCACCTATGATGGATGTCAGTTTAGTCACTACTGGTCCTGCTCCAGAGGGAACTGTGGCTCCACCAACGGGGGGCAGAAAACTGTGATTGACAGCAGTAGCAATGCTCCCATCTACAACAGCCAATGGTGTGAAACGGAAACAGTGGAAACAAGAACTGTTGGGAGTGACAAACCATTTGAACTGAG CGATTTGAACTGTTGCTGGATTCCAACACGAAACGGTGTCAATAACTGGAGACTGAATACTCTGGTGGATCTGGGAAGAAGATCTGACACCGGAAAACCAAACAATTCACCAGACACTGGCGTTCTTCCCTTCATGAG AGTTCCTGAAAACTGCCCGCGGTCATACAAGCTGATGGCCTTTGATCCTGACGGTGACAGAGTCCGCTGTCGGTATGGAAACTACAGTGACAGAGAGTGTGACGGATGTGATCAACCATCAGGCTTTCACCTTGATGAG GATTCCTGCACGTTGCACTATCAGCAGGGCAGTGCTGACCCCAGAGTCTATGGCTTTGAGATGGTGGTAGAAGATTATTCCCGACAGCATATTGATCTGTTTTACTCAGACGGATCAAAGGCCCACAAGCATCCACTGCTGGCCAGAAGGAAGAGGAGTGTGTGGGTGGAGAGTTCTACACCATCCCTTCAAAACCAATCAGAGCCAATTCCCTTATGGCAttcatggtggtggtggggacaCAGAACCACACTACCACCAACGACAACAACAACACGAAGAACCACACTACCACCAACGACAACACGAAGAACCACACTACCACCAACGACAACAACAACACGGAGAACCACACTACCACcaacgacaacaacaacaacacggaGAACCACACTACCACCAACgacaacaactacaacacaGAGAACCACACTACCACcaacgacaacaacaacaacacggaGAACCACACTCCCACCAACGACAACAACACGGAGAACCACACTACCACcaacgacaacaacaacaacacagagaACCACACTACCACcaacgacaacaacaacaacacagagaACCACACTACCACCAACGACAACAACACGGAGAaccacactaccaccaccaacaacaacaacaccgAGAACCACACTACCACcaacgacaacaacaacaacacagagaACCACACTACCACcaacgacaacaacaacaacacggaGAACCACACTACCACCAAAGACAACAACACGAAGAACCAGACTACCAccaaagacaacaacaacaccAAGAACCAGACTACCATTTAAGACAACAACACAAAGAACCACACTACCACCAAAGACAACAACACGAAGAACCAAACTACCACCAAAGACAACAACACGAAGAaccacactaccaccaccaacaacaacaacaccgAGAACCACACTACCACcaacgacaacaacaacaacacagagaACCACACTACCACcaacgacaacaacaacaacacggaGAACCACACTACCACCAAAGACAACAACACGAAGAACCAGACTACCAccaaagacaacaacaacaccAAGAACCAGACTACCATTTAAGACAACAACACAAAGAACCACACTACCACCAAAGACAACAACACGAAGAACCAAACTACCACCAAAGACAACAACACGAAGAACCACACTACCAccaaagacaacaacaacaccAAGAACCACTCTACCAccaaagacaacaacaacaccAAGAACCACACTACCAccaaagacaacaacaacacgAAGAACCAGACTACCACCAAAGACAACAACACCAAAAACCACTCTACCAccaaagacaacaacaacaccAAGAACCACACTACCAccaaagacaacaacaacacgAAGAACCACACTACCACCAAAGACAACAACACCAAAAACCACACTACCCCCAAAGACAACTACAACAAGAGCAACAACAACTACACAAACTACAAGCACAAGATCCACCACAAGACAAAGCACAACTACCGCAGGACATCCTCCGTACACCAACACTTCTCCTCTCAGTAAATTGCCCCTCCAGTTTTCTTTACTTG TGGATCCAGCGGTCCCTTCCTGTAAAGAAGGAGTCTACCTTCCAACGTTTGTGCATCCAACCCCTGCAGATGGAGCACGCATTAAGGCAGAGGTCAACAAAGAGGTGGAGATTAAAGTCAAAGCAGAAGCAACTCATTCAGT AATGCAAGACCTCATCATGAGTGGACCTTCAAACATTAGCATGCACAGGAGCACACACAATGAGTTTGTCATCCGGTGGACACCTATGCCAGATGACCTGGGAGAGCATTACCCAATCTGCTTTGCTGTGGAATCAGCAACTGG gTCAGCTATTAGCAGCTTTCAGACTGCCTCCTATAATCATGTTCATGCTACAGCCGTCTCACA gtcTGGTGTCTATCAGACTGAGATGAGGTGTGTTCTTGTGGACGTTGGAAAGGAGCAAA TCAAAGCCAACGTGGTCTGTGGTGAGTCCTCCATGAGGGTGGAGATCCCCAAAGATTCCCTCATTGGACTTTCTGAAGACCATCTGGAGCTGAGTGACCCCACCAACACTGTCTGCAGCCTGACCACTCACTCCAACAGCTCTCACGTCATCGCCGACTTCCCCCTCAACGCCTGTGGCACTCAGATCGAGGAGGATGACGACAACCTCTTCTTCAAGAATGAGATCACCACAGTGGACGACCCCAGTCAGCTGATCACCAGGAAGCACCTCATGGAGATCAGCTTCTACTGCCAGTACGCCAAGAAAAGCAACATGACTGTGGGTTTCACAGCTCACAGGAAGAACATCACCGTGTGGGAGAGAGGCTTCGGCACCTTCACCTACCAGTTTGAGTTCTACCCAGACAGCCAGTACCAAGCCATGATTGACCCGAATTCCTACCCTCTGGAGTATGAGCTAGGAAGCAAGATCTACATGGAGATTGAAGCCTCCTCTTCACCCAACAACACTGAGATGTTTGTGGAGTCCTGCAGAGCCTCACCCTATGACAACCCCAACTACCACTCCACCTACACCATCATTGACAATGG GTGCACAGTGGATCCAACTGTTCAGATTTACGCCCCCTCCAACCACAAACAGTTCCGGTTCAGCGTGGATGCCTTCAAGTTCATTGGTTTGCATGATCAG GTGTACATCAGCTGCTCAGTGATGGTGTGTGAAGCAGGGAACCCCAACACCAGGTGCTCTCAGGGATGCATGAACTCCTCCAGTTCCAACGATCATCATCACATCCACAAGAGAGAGGCCGGCGTCCAGAGCGGAGCACACTTCATTTCCCAGGGTCCTTTGCGACTGCACTCAGACAACAGTGTTTCAG GGATGAACCTGAACCTGGTCTTCATCGCCGGATGTCTTCTGGCTGCTGTGGGAATGATCTGTGGCACGGTCGTCTTCAGGACCAAAATGGCCCAAGTCCAACCTCGACCTCCGTTCCCCCTTTGA